In Pagrus major chromosome 23, Pma_NU_1.0, the genomic window TATTGATTGTTGGTGTAATACCGACTGTGTTATACTAATATGAATAAACCAAACTGAGTATTTCATTGGTTGTTCCATGTggttgcatttcattttcaccgACCCAAGCCATCCTGACCCTCCGCTTCACTGGACACCCCTCGCCCGCCTGGAAAAAAACCGCAGCAGAACTCCTCTGCTTCCAGAGCCCACTGCCATGGACATGCTGTATGAGCAGCTCAAGGTGAACctgggtttgtgtttgtgtgaaagagAGACGCATAGAAAAAGTATGTGAGCAGCAGCTATGTGCAACAGAATGCAGTGCGAGTTGAGTGTATTGACTTTCCTGAATTGATTATTGggctttgtttttctcctctgtgcAACTCAAATAACCCTGAAAACACAGTGGAATTCATTTAACACGCGTAAACCTAATTATCTAAGACGCTGCAAATTAAAGGCATCTAAACATCACTTCCTATAAATATCTTAAAACCCCCATTATTGTTTCTCCCTGTTCTCCAGGAGAAACTTTCCTTCCACAGACACAGTATTCAGTGGGTACAGTCGGGTCTGTATGTGGGCATCCTGAAACTGTGCAGCTCAGTGGAACAGATCAGGGTCCTGGTGCCACAGAGGCTGCCCAATCTGCTGTGCCACACACGGGTCCGACACAACGCCCATGTTTCTAGGTAACACCGTTTGAACATGTGACATACTGAGCCAACATGTGACACACCGTGCCAGTTCTCCATATTGTAGCTCAACAACAAATCATACATGCATTTTCCAAAGCATACCATGCCACACTTGCTGCTTTCTTGGTGTTTTAGAGAGACTCAAATGCTTTTTGAAGGATATTTCAAACGCAGTACTTCCTGCCATTACAAAGGGGTGCTGTTTGGCAGCCAACCATCAACTTTTGAATGTTGGACCACAAGTCTTCACCAACTAGCTGCCCCTTCTTGCAACTTAAatcagccaaaaaaaaacacaaaatattctTTGCATGAACATTAAGTATATGCAGTTTTTAGTTAATGGGCCACAATATACAACAAAGCTGCTCACATGGAGGGTTTTTGTACCTTTGCTGTCTCTACTTCTTTGTCACAATGTTTTGCTAACTGTGTTGTCGTTGTGACAGAGAGGAGTGGGCGTGGCTTCAGAGTCATGTTTACACCACAACCAATGGCAGTGTTCAGAACCTGTTGAGTGGCGAGGACGAGAGCTTGATGGAGAGCAGCGGTCTGGTGGAGTTTGTCAGGTCTCTGAGGGTTGCAGTCACACATCTCTTGACAAAGCTCAACATCCCCCTCTACAGGGTAAAACTGGTTTATGTCACCTAGAACTTCTCCTTTCTGTGCTATTATTGTTAAGAAAGGATAAGACATGGCGAAGTTCAGCTGAACATATAGCATCCAACAGATCTTCATAACATTTGGTCATATTTTTTGTCGGTAACAGGCTTATCAGTATGGTGTGTACACCCGTGAGCTGGTGCAGTTCGGAGACAAGCTGtccatgttgctgctgctgcctcccaGTGAGGACTTCAGCTCCAGCTACTGGCCTCTGGTGGGGACCAAGGAGCCTGGGCTCACCATGCCCCTGCAGATCTTTGAGCTGGGTAGGTGTAGATCTACACGCGCACATGCATCCATGCATATGGGATCTCTCTCATAATAGTACTACCGTGTTTTTTCAAGCAGCACTGAGAGAGCAGGGCCACAAAAAGAGGAGCTAGACAATGCCACAAGCaagcataaacaaaaaaatatgttattcaTACTGTTACATGTTCATCTCTTACCAAGAACAACATTGTGTCCTGGAGCCCTTTttaagttaaaggaacagtgcatcctaaaatcaaaaatacatatttctcctcttaGCTGTCGTGCTATTTATCCACAtagattgttttgatgtgagctgtgagttttggagatatcatttaaaaaatcccTTTCCAGAAACCATGACCTGGTTATttaagataatccacagaccttgttgtgagcagtttcatggaGGAACTATTTTCTATCTACCGTATAACACCTGATAGCCTTGGCACCGAGGCTCATGACAgcacaggatgtaaacattaatggcgtcttcctcggctgagctgtaaaGTTAGCTAGCTCAGTGGTGTTAGGTGAGCTAGCAGCTAGCTATGAACTAATCTAGTTTAATTAGTTTGCTCCCTTCCTCATCCTGCATGATAACACAGTTGATGGGTGTAGTTTGTTTGAAAGAAATTAGTTCCTTAATGAAACTGCACAACAACCTCTGTGAGTTTAGTgagattatcttgagtaactagGTCATGATTTCTAGAAAGACATGgagagtttttcaaatgtatttttgttggtGCTTTGAGCACTGCAAGCCTAATGCTATATAGgtccattatatttgagagaaagcaAACATCTCCAAactggggtgaactgtccctttaggAAAAAACGCTAGCATCACATAAGAACAAAGTGACAGAAGTAATTTCATATAGCATACACCTCATCAAGATCAATAAATGTGTCTTATCTTCAAAGGAACTAAAGGAAAGATTTTTACATCCAACAAAACCAATGAAATGCATTTCAACCTGAACCAATTAGGTTTAAAGCTAAGGTGTAGTATCTGATCTTTTGGTCTTTTGAAGACGAgtcacttttattgtttttttcttttctcattagTCCTTTGATCCTTCTTTTCATCTACACTTTAGGATTTGTTTTGACTCTAATTCTCATGCTAAAAGTGTGATAAATTGCACTAATGAGTTCCCAGGCTCTGTCTCTCAGCTTTGATGCAGTGattgctttttctttcaaatctATCTTATCACTAGTTCACTTCTGGACATATGAAAGGGACTTCGTGGCCCAGTACTGCCAGGGCTGGGTGAGGCTGGAGCTGGACACTCATCTGGCCCAGCAGGCTCTGCGGGAGGCGCTGGACACCAAGGAGGTGCAGGAGGCCCGAGAGCGTCTCAACCACATCACTGAGCTTTCTCATGTAAGACCAtgagagcagaaacacaagaagGCTGAATAGTTAAAGAAAAGCTGAAACATACCTTTTATTCATCTCTACTTCTGTAATTAATATGggtttaataatgaaaatgaataagaaATAAAGGCTTTCACTTGGATTCATCCATCAGTGTATATGATTAAATGTGATTTCAGTTTAACTAAGTCAACCGTTTCTTTGTTGccatttattttcctgttccCTCAGCGTCTGGATGTGGTCTGGAGGGACGCCCGCTGGATTATGgactgtctgcagtgtgttcGGTCCAAGCAGTGGGTGGGGGCCGTGCCTCTAGGCCTGGTGATGGGAGGAGACCCGCCGGCACGTCCtgatggtgaggaggaggaggagagtttgACTGCCAGGCTGACGTGGCCGCATCGGATACAAGCACAGAGACAAGCACAGAGACAAGCCATTTCAGGTGGGTGAGGGTGTAAATAAGCAAAGATCAAACTATATTTTAGTACTGATTTCAGAAAGAGGCCGCCAAGTTAATTAATTTAGTTAAAATCATAAATACAGCATGTATGCTCCTTAGTAACCTATTAAATCATATTGTAGGTTTATTTTATGCAAATACACATTCTTTAAATCCAcaacattcatttataattcTTGTCAGCATCAAATTTTCCATAGGTATTAAACACAAGGAGATATTGTATTCTATGTATAAAACAATGCATTAGTAATGCAGTATACAATTTCCCATTTGAGATCAGACTGCTGTTATAACTAGAGATCATCTTgggatgggatcacaccagctgcaACACCTGTCAACATCCATGTTCCGAtccatgagtactcagtactccCCTTGCTCAAGGTGAACCTGGGTTTGTGTTGAAAAGAGACGCAtagaaaaagtatgtgaacaGCAGCTATGTGCAACAGAATGCAGTGTATAATGATTGAGTGTATTGACTTTCCTGAATTGATTATTGggctttgtttttctcctctttgcAACTCAAATAACCCTGAAAACACAGTGGAATTAATTTAGCAAGCCTAAACCTAATTAtctaactttttttcttttttaaatgagacgCTCCAAATTAAAGACAGCTAAACATCACTTCCTATAAATATCTTACAACCCCCAACattgtttctctctgctctccaggAGAAACTTTCCTTCCGCAGACACAACATGCAGTGGGCACAATCACAATCTTgggatgggatcacaccagctgtgACACCTGTCAACATCCATGTTCCGATCaatgagtactcagtactccCCTTGCTCGGACCACACCCATATACAAACTTGCCCTTcatttgatctcaactacaaaCCTGTAACGTGTACCTGTTTGACAGTGATCTGCAGCTTAAAACGAATATGGGCCAGGGGCATAAAGTGGGGGATCAATGGCCCCTTTCCTACTCCCTTGCTCCCTATTACCAGTGCTCTTGTCCAGACCACTTCCATTTTCAAACTCAGACAGATATTGATCTAAACTACACACCTTTGAAGTTTCATGACTAcatcttgcacagttgtgatgctatgatgctgacaaaaatctgtccatgGACCAACAGACAGGCATATATATACttggcaaagtactcaaaaccaCTTCTGTGTTAGTTCCCGCTATATTAGGTGTCTCCAGGGCAACATTTTGCCCtgatgacacacatacacagactcgcaaagtgaaaacattaccagctgaCATTGCCACAGATGCTACTTTGAAACAACAGTGCTTTGAGtaaaatgctaatgtcagtGTGCTAACATGCAATAATTACAAATACTACTTagctaacatgttgatgtttagcaggtataatttTTACCATCTTCATAACCCTTGTTGAGCCTGTTAACTGCAACACTGAATTACTGTGACTTGAATGCTGCCATAACTTTTTTTATTGGTAAAAGCAGGACAGGTACAACAAAATCATTCGCATATcagcatattttatttttactttaactaCAGCAACATTAGAgttcaaagaaagaaagacaaataacacaaaattaaaaaacaaaaacagaacaaaaccacacaccataagagaaagcaaaagaaaaaagagataGGATAAAGGGAAAAGGTTATTGAAATACTCCATAAATTATTTCCataaatagagagagagaccatcagatttttgttttgtccaagcTTAGAAAAAACATCTAGTTATTCAACTAGACTGTAAATGAGGGTTGaagatttgaatttgtttttcgGTCTTCACTTTCAGACTGTCCAGTCAGTGGGACGCCACCAAATGTCGTCACTGCCGAGGTCTCACCTCCAGCGGGGATAATGGATGTCCCTGAAGAGGCCGCGTTGGTGTTGACGGAGGGCGTTGCAAAGGGAGGATACCCTGTAGACATCGCCGCCCAGTCGACCATAGACTTGACGAGCATTGGCCAGTCAGAATTAGGATGCCCAAGCGCTTTAATCGAACCTGGACTAGAGCCTGCTGCTGATGCACAGCTGGAAATGAGCTACACAGTTCTGGACACACAGGAGTCTTACAGCGAGGAGCAGGACTTCCCTTCCATTACCGAGGTGATCCAGCCAATGGAGATGGCAGAGTTGGTGGACATCTTGCCCACACTGAGTCTTATTGAGGAGGAGACCCCTAGCGGCCCGTCCACACCATCAGTAATGGAAATGCTAGAGAGCTTTGGACTAGGGATTAGTGAAAACAACACCTTCTTCGACTTAGAGAGTTCAAACTTAAACAACGGAGCCGGCTGTCTGTCACAACCCAACCGGAACtatgccagcagcagcagcagcatcagcagcatgAGAGAGACGCACTGTGAGAACACTGTTTTACAAGGACAGGacatgtctgcctgtcacgccGTAGTGAACGCCACAGGTGGTGACGTGCCTGTTTTGAGCCGGGAGTTTCCTCCAGAGGCTCAGCAGGTTCCCAGCAAGGGGGCGTGCTTTCTGGTGAGAAACCAGGTGGAGTGGGACAGACCCTCTAACAGTTCATCCTGATATTGACTCAAGTTTGAGCCTACTTCAAACTTGTACCAATTAAGCAGTAGATTTATAAGCAGGACTTTGACATTTCCCTCAATCGCTGACTGCCCATCAGTGCCCACCTGTCCCGTTAATGATAACTGTTATGGAAGGAAGATTCAAGTGACGTCTAGTTATATCTTTATCTAACACATCCTTACAGCTGATGTTATAATGGCTATgggaaatgaaaaaagacaccATAACTacactgttttatgttgtttgcaCATTTCTGGGCCTGTAATTTATCTTTTCTAAGGTTCGGTCCATTAGAGCTTCACGTGTGGAAAATCTAAGCTTAGTTTGTAGTTTTTATGACTTGAAAGTCCATCACTCACTACAGCCTGAAGCAACATTACTGCTTGTTGGAGGTggcaaacaaacattttaatgcatatAGTTCAGTAAAATGGAAATGTTAATTTACAGTTGAAAAGCTGGTATACTGTATGCTCAATTGAATACTTGTGTAGTATTTCTGGTTTACCTTTGTGCACTTTTGGCATTCCTAAACAAAACTATAGCAAGATTTATAATCCAGTTGATAATACATTTACTGCTGTCTTTCTCCAAATTATGATAATCAAGTTCTGATAATGAGAGAAGAAACCTGCTTTGGACATGAAATGAAGTCAAAATGTGTGTGCTGTAAGAAAACCAAACTCAAGATGTCGGTCCACAGTTTGTTCTTCAGTTATTTTCACTAAAAATTGCCAATTCAAAGGCAGGTTTTCAAAAATATACTCAATTCTTTGTCTGGATTTACATTTCTTGGttgcacacagcacacaatttTCTCTGGGTCTTAATGtgttcaaatacacacactcgtGTCAGTTATTTTTAGCTTTGGAAGAGATTTGGCCTTGCATTCTTGCTTCTGTATTTACTTTGTCTTTACCTCCTTCTGTACAGCATCCAGTCAACCAGAGATCGAGatgacaaaaaagacaaacgAAATGACAACATAAAAATCTGCTATAGTTTCTTTCCAGCAGAAATGAAGTGATGTACTCTAGGCAGGCTGAAAATACAAAGTTAAACACAGTTAAATAGAAGAGAATATAATGGAATAGCTTTTTCTTGCAGCTTAGTGCCTTTCAGTTACATCTTGCATTTCCATAGTTCATATTATTAGTGAGGTATTATATGTGGTCAAATAAATACTTATGTGGGTTAagttataacattttaaaaatcgCGAACATGTGGATAACCGTATTATGTATTAAACTGTTCAGTGGGATGAAATTGCCCAAACGAATGTTATTATAAATCCCATTAAATACTGCCTGAGGCTATCACATCGTGGTTTAtaattctgtttcattttcgAGGTGGTTTGTATTGGTGGTACATGGTGAACTCCAACAAgtgttttcacatatttttacataattAAATCTGTTCTCAGGACTTGATAGACATCCTTGCACTCTCCAGGTGCACTTGTTGAGGACAACCTACACATTTTACTAGAGCCGGGGTCTAATGTTCATAAAGATGTTAGGGAGTAAAATAATTCTGATGAATATGGCTGATAATCTGCACTGAAACAAACCTCATggggaatttaataattacaaatgacccaaacatctttttttctgcattatgttctgtaagaaaaaagagggtttttttatattggacaacatatacgCCAATACATATATATCTGTGTAAGGCCAATACATCAGTCGGGCTCTAAATTTTACATTCTTATTGGTACATTGGTGACCTCATGTAAATCAGGATAACTGAAAACACCAGTGTGTGTGCAAGGCTTTTAAGATATGCAATTACACGTTATTAATgaagtatacacacacacaaccagttTCACTGGAGATCAGTGAATTGCCACATTAATCACATTTCATCCTAATGATAAAGAAACATGGGGACATCTACTTCAGGGGCATATGTTCAGTTTAACAAAACAATCTAGTTGAACAATCTGTGGCGAGTTTCCTCCCTGCTGTGCTTTAACAGCTTTAACATTTGTGCGATAAAGGGGTAATAATGTGACATTAAATTTCAAATTAACTTAGTGCCAGCTCTGCCTGACATCAAATAGTCACTGATTAAGAGATCAAAGCAGAATCTTATCAATTTGTTCTGAGATTAAcagtcattatttttgttttcccatTACTAATTATCACTTGCACCACTGATGAGTGTGGCTCAATATGGTTAAATGGTTATCTGATGGAACAATTTCTATGGCATCTACTACGTAGACTAGTTCAGTGGAGTCACGCTGATCATACATAAAGtttaacaatcaatcaatcaatctcaACAGCCAATTTCCACAAACATGCagtcattaaattaaatgttaaactgtAGTGCAGGTTTATTCAGCTACTTTTTTTATAAGGGCcagatttggaaaaaaaaaagtgtggagGGGCCATAGTGTTACAGTCTCTATGTCTGACCTGTTAAGCTCAGAATTCTGAAAACAATgccctttaatttaatttctctaatttgtttgttagttttcaaaaatgaaaaagaaacatttagaaaagtacaggaaaaaagaaacaaatgcgCCTTTTTAATCTTAGAAGTAGGTTTTATAAAGTCCCTCTGCTTAAAcacttaaaattaaaaacttttgTAATGTAATAAGAGTATTTCTGTGTGTTGCAACAGACAAAAGTAATGAACGTGCTAATTAGCCTACTAGCTAAATAGTCAAGGGGCCTGAATGAGGTTTTTAAAGGGCCACATTCAGGCAACGGGCTGCCTTTTGAACAGGTCTGCTATAGTGGGTAAGCCCAATCATATGAAAATCAACTAGACATTTGTCAGTACATAAGCTTTCAGGGTGTGTTTAATCAAACCAGGGGtattcaactaaaattcaaataggtccagttagagaaaatttcctcaagcaaaggtccggaacatcataatgtctaacTTGCGTTATGATTTAGTGTGATAGCCTATATATTGAAGTAGTCTAGTAGTTGTATCAACGTCTGCATGTAATCAACAACTgactgtcaaatcaaataaagaaagaacaattcaaaaacattttgacaatatATATTGtcacttaacatttaattatacagaTATATAATACTGGAgatatgtattattttcttctctctttaagGAAAAGAAgggctgcatttaaaaataaaatagtgaaaataaataaaatagctttttaaaaattgtgcatCTTAAcataaagtatttcatttttgaaaaataaaatgaagtgtAGCAGCAGCTTGAGTTGCCCttttatttgttaatgtttCACATCTAGTCAGTCTCAACCAATTTTACAACAGATAGATCTCAACACATCTTAACAATtgaacagttttacagtttgtctTTCTTCCCCTCCTACATCCCACTCCCCCACTTTCTGTTGTTTAGTGAGAGAAAGCTCTAGCTTGTCCTGCCAGGATTTTACATCTGGGCTGGAATGGTGTCAGGGCCACTCTCGTACACATGTGCAGGTGCTCATTGGTGAGCCTGGAACgatatttagttttaaaaatgttcattgtgGAGAATGAATGAATCTGTCCATTCTGGGTTGAAAGCTCTGTTTTCGCTGTCCACTTTTCTCTTCTTAGAGGGCGCCATGTGtggttatttttctctgttgccTCCGGCTCACTCTCTGTCTTCCCTCCCTGTATCGCTCACTCGTCTTTCCGTCTGTCACTCGCTTCTCACctctttcatctgtctgtaTCCAGAGTCGCAATGTTTAGCGCCTggaatgcacagatttgattggctgagtagcaTCACGTGGGATGGCTTAACTCGCATGCAATTGGTCAGTGGATTTTCTCATCCGCTAAACCAGTACCgtaaagtctaaaaaaaaagcTGCGCCGGTCAAAATAGAAGCGCCCCGTCGaaatttaaaatacttaaacaaTTTATTGACTAAAGGTCCAGGTCCGTATAGGACGGCGTCTGGGTCCGGACTCGGACCGCGGTCCGCCTGTTAGTGACCTATGAATCAAACCAACAGCTGCTGTAATAGCAGCAGTTTAGAGGAAAATAGTGCCCTCCGCTGGTTATATCCAGGTACTgcaacacaacatttaacaacGGCTAACACAATAGCATTAACATCAGCATAACAGCCTTAAAAATCAATACGTGTAAGTCAGTAGGCTATAGTGTGATATTACGaatataaaacagtaaaaaaaaacaatattggtAATAACTATATTGATGAAGAGCAGTTTTCATAGCCCGAGGGAGAACGCCACCTAGCATCGAGGGAGACTTTAAAGAATCACGAGGTTTtactgccctctagtggccacAGCCCGGAACTGCAAACGAAGAAATCCGTAAAGCAACATCAatgcacacatgaaaacacCTCCGGTACATCCTTTCAAAATATTATTTCAGG contains:
- the LOC141018940 gene encoding ankyrin repeat and fibronectin type-III domain-containing protein 1, with the translated sequence MSVSMRNPPQRRRSLGPVSPKRIYRNLSVRLRGGESSVGGDTDTPKHLSKSADTYKTLWEAVENEDTLAVQSLLSRDHTNHGGRGGGGGGGGGSMWERGEKKEMDWERARERGVNRVSDQGLVPLDVAALTHNSPLLHVLTKAGARHNPVLCRPAEWALKLDALVALAGKRLEERKKELLRKAGAGPQAQADVHRHIRLWSLRLQLYCRMRQNFQNTELPGPPSNVSILVTSTSSLFVAIKEPEGHTMGLITRYRVEWSTSASFKRILGSAQVTETKNPSHSIKGLTAGVHYFVRVSAFNVKGWGPPQCSTPASAAPSSWRECVGVKSQFRNHDGLVKKLLEDAREPHYRGFCIESSKPQSPSKRLSVSRGIKQLFQSATKFVRLLQRGVYLATVFYHKENILVTAEDQIPLVEIQCCSTSITQDFLWFAKLSCAWQQVPWLQQALFTAHSSPSSLLQNRHNILRAVSQLQSSLGTVDLGQVYYEPLKDRQGNVLLVTLKEFPNPPSHPDPPLHWTPLARLEKNRSRTPLLPEPTAMDMLYEQLKEKLSFHRHSIQWVQSGLYVGILKLCSSVEQIRVLVPQRLPNLLCHTRVRHNAHVSREEWAWLQSHVYTTTNGSVQNLLSGEDESLMESSGLVEFVRSLRVAVTHLLTKLNIPLYRAYQYGVYTRELVQFGDKLSMLLLLPPSEDFSSSYWPLVGTKEPGLTMPLQIFELVHFWTYERDFVAQYCQGWVRLELDTHLAQQALREALDTKEVQEARERLNHITELSHRLDVVWRDARWIMDCLQCVRSKQWVGAVPLGLVMGGDPPARPDGEEEEESLTARLTWPHRIQAQRQAQRQAISDCPVSGTPPNVVTAEVSPPAGIMDVPEEAALVLTEGVAKGGYPVDIAAQSTIDLTSIGQSELGCPSALIEPGLEPAADAQLEMSYTVLDTQESYSEEQDFPSITEVIQPMEMAELVDILPTLSLIEEETPSGPSTPSVMEMLESFGLGISENNTFFDLESSNLNNGAGCLSQPNRNYASSSSSISSMRETHCENTVLQGQDMSACHAVVNATGGDVPVLSREFPPEAQQVPSKGACFLVRNQVEWDRPSNSSS